In a single window of the Mauremys reevesii isolate NIE-2019 linkage group 3, ASM1616193v1, whole genome shotgun sequence genome:
- the STMN4 gene encoding stathmin-4 isoform X2, giving the protein MTLAAYKEKMKELPLVSLFCSCFLADPLNKPAYKYEDTVDLTWCVISDMEVIELNKRTSGQSFEVILKPPSFDGIPEFNASLPRRRDPSLEEIQKKLEAAEERRKYQEAELLKHLAEKREHGREVIQKAIEENNNFIKAAKLKLAQRMESNKENREAHLAAMLERLQEKDKHAEEVRKNKELKEEASR; this is encoded by the exons ATGACTCTGGCCG CGTACAAAGAGAAGATGAAGGAGCTCCCCCTCGTGTCCTTgttctgctcctgctttctgGCCGACCCCTTGAACAAACCAGCGTATAAATACGAAG ACACCGTCGACCTCACCTGGTGCGTCATTTCGGACATGGAAGTCATCGAGCTGAACAAGCGCACCTCAGGCCAGTCCTTCGAGGTGATCCTAAAGCCGCCGTCCTTCGACGGGATCCCCGAGTTCAACGCCTCCCTGCCCCGGCGACGCGACCCCTCCCTGGAGGAGATCCAGAAGAAGCTGGAGGCGGCTGAGGAGCGGCGGAAG TACCAGGAAGCGGAGCTCCTGAAGCACCTGGCGGAGAAGCGGGAGCACGGGCGGGAGGTCATCCAGAAAGCCATCGAGGAGAACAACAACTTCATCAAGGCGGCCAAGTTGAAGCTGGCGCAGAGGATGGAGTCCAACAAGGAGAACCGGGAGGCCCACTTAGCCGCCATGCTGGAACGCCTGCAGGAGAAG GACAAACATGCGGAAGAGGTGCGGAAAAACAAGGAGCTCAAGGAAGAAGCCTCCAGGTAG
- the STMN4 gene encoding stathmin-4 isoform X1, with amino-acid sequence MTLAAYKEKMKELPLVSLFCSCFLADPLNKPAYKYEADTVDLTWCVISDMEVIELNKRTSGQSFEVILKPPSFDGIPEFNASLPRRRDPSLEEIQKKLEAAEERRKYQEAELLKHLAEKREHGREVIQKAIEENNNFIKAAKLKLAQRMESNKENREAHLAAMLERLQEKDKHAEEVRKNKELKEEASR; translated from the exons ATGACTCTGGCCG CGTACAAAGAGAAGATGAAGGAGCTCCCCCTCGTGTCCTTgttctgctcctgctttctgGCCGACCCCTTGAACAAACCAGCGTATAAATACGAAG CAGACACCGTCGACCTCACCTGGTGCGTCATTTCGGACATGGAAGTCATCGAGCTGAACAAGCGCACCTCAGGCCAGTCCTTCGAGGTGATCCTAAAGCCGCCGTCCTTCGACGGGATCCCCGAGTTCAACGCCTCCCTGCCCCGGCGACGCGACCCCTCCCTGGAGGAGATCCAGAAGAAGCTGGAGGCGGCTGAGGAGCGGCGGAAG TACCAGGAAGCGGAGCTCCTGAAGCACCTGGCGGAGAAGCGGGAGCACGGGCGGGAGGTCATCCAGAAAGCCATCGAGGAGAACAACAACTTCATCAAGGCGGCCAAGTTGAAGCTGGCGCAGAGGATGGAGTCCAACAAGGAGAACCGGGAGGCCCACTTAGCCGCCATGCTGGAACGCCTGCAGGAGAAG GACAAACATGCGGAAGAGGTGCGGAAAAACAAGGAGCTCAAGGAAGAAGCCTCCAGGTAG